In Synechococcus sp. KORDI-100, a single window of DNA contains:
- the typA gene encoding translational GTPase TypA: protein MSAQQKAIRNIAIIAHVDHGKTTLVDALLTQSGIFRDNEAVPTCVMDSNDLERERGITILSKNTAVTYNDTRINIVDTPGHADFGGEVERVLGMVDGCLLIVDANEGPMPQTRFVLKKALEQGLRPIVFVNKIDRARVDPETAVDKVLDLFIELGADDDQCDFPYLFGSGLGGFAKPDMATDSDNMRPLFDAILRHVPPPVGDADKPLQLQITTLDYSDFLGRIIIGRVHNGVIKQGQSASLIKDDGTIKKGRISKLLGFEGLQRIEISEAFAGDLVAVAGFDDVNIGETIACPDEPTALPLIKVDEPTLQMTFVVNDSPFAGKEGKFVTSRQVRDRLQRELLTNVALRVEDTDSPDRFAVSGRGELHLGILIETMRREGYEFQVSQPQVIFRTIDGTPCEPVETLVMDVPEAAVGSCIEKLGTRKGEMQNMETSADGRTQLEFIVPSRGLIGFRGEFIRATRGEGIMSHSFYEYRPMLGDFDTRRNGVLIAFEEGTATFYALKNAEDRGQFFISPGTKVYKGMIIGEYNRPQDLEINVCKTKQLTNMRSAGADELDTLQAPIQMTLERALEYIGPDEMLEVTPESIRLRKLPGKKPAKAKR from the coding sequence ATGAGCGCCCAGCAAAAGGCGATTCGCAATATCGCGATCATCGCCCACGTCGACCACGGCAAGACGACCCTGGTCGACGCGTTGCTGACGCAATCCGGGATCTTCCGCGACAACGAAGCTGTGCCCACCTGCGTCATGGACTCCAATGATCTGGAGCGTGAGCGGGGCATCACCATCCTCTCCAAGAACACCGCGGTCACGTACAACGACACGCGGATCAACATCGTCGACACCCCCGGTCACGCTGATTTCGGGGGTGAGGTGGAGCGGGTGCTGGGCATGGTGGATGGCTGCCTGCTGATCGTGGACGCCAATGAGGGTCCGATGCCCCAGACCCGCTTCGTGCTCAAAAAGGCCCTTGAGCAGGGCCTGCGTCCGATCGTGTTCGTCAACAAGATCGATCGAGCCCGCGTTGATCCGGAAACAGCGGTCGACAAGGTGCTGGATCTGTTCATCGAGCTGGGAGCTGACGATGATCAGTGCGATTTCCCCTATCTCTTCGGAAGCGGCCTGGGTGGATTCGCCAAGCCGGACATGGCCACGGACAGCGACAACATGCGGCCGCTGTTTGACGCGATCCTGCGCCACGTACCGCCCCCGGTCGGCGACGCGGACAAACCGCTGCAGCTTCAGATCACGACCCTCGACTATTCCGACTTCCTTGGCCGAATCATCATCGGCCGCGTGCACAACGGCGTGATCAAGCAGGGGCAGAGCGCCTCCCTGATCAAGGATGACGGCACGATCAAGAAGGGCCGGATCAGCAAACTGCTCGGTTTTGAAGGTCTCCAGCGCATCGAGATCAGCGAGGCCTTCGCCGGCGACCTTGTGGCTGTGGCTGGCTTTGACGACGTGAACATCGGGGAAACGATCGCCTGCCCGGATGAACCCACGGCGCTCCCCCTGATCAAGGTGGATGAACCCACCCTGCAGATGACCTTCGTGGTCAATGACTCTCCCTTCGCCGGCAAGGAGGGCAAGTTCGTCACCAGCCGCCAGGTTCGCGATCGCTTGCAGCGTGAGTTGCTGACCAACGTGGCCCTGCGCGTGGAAGACACGGATTCACCGGACCGCTTTGCCGTGAGTGGCCGCGGTGAACTTCACCTGGGCATCCTGATCGAAACGATGCGCCGCGAAGGCTATGAGTTCCAGGTGTCTCAGCCTCAGGTGATCTTCCGCACCATCGATGGCACCCCCTGTGAGCCGGTGGAAACCCTGGTGATGGATGTTCCCGAGGCAGCGGTCGGAAGCTGCATCGAGAAGCTGGGCACCCGCAAGGGCGAGATGCAGAACATGGAAACCAGTGCCGATGGACGCACCCAGCTGGAGTTCATCGTTCCATCCCGCGGCCTGATCGGTTTCCGGGGCGAATTCATCAGGGCCACCCGCGGCGAAGGAATCATGAGCCACTCGTTTTATGAATACCGGCCGATGCTGGGTGATTTCGATACCCGTCGGAATGGTGTCCTGATCGCCTTCGAAGAGGGTACCGCCACCTTCTATGCCCTCAAGAACGCCGAGGATCGTGGTCAGTTCTTCATCAGCCCTGGCACCAAGGTTTACAAGGGAATGATCATCGGTGAGTACAACCGGCCCCAGGACCTGGAGATCAACGTCTGCAAGACCAAGCAGCTCACCAACATGCGTTCCGCCGGAGCTGACGAACTGGACACGCTGCAGGCCCCGATCCAGATGACCCTGGAGCGGGCTCTTGAATACATCGGACCCGATGAGATGCTCGAAGTCACCCCGGAGTCGATCCGCCTGCGCAAGCTTCCCGGTAAGAAGCCGGCCAAGGCCAAGCGCTGA
- a CDS encoding M15 family metallopeptidase has protein sequence MVRAASARRPVRDDIPVARRSTPVPRRSGGGLGLFLACVVVCGGSVGAVLFGPQLMARLNPPEPEEIEVFRERPDADGRLLGHFPYLEATGSSLIAVEPGIELHADAADAFEAMRQAAASDGVDLRLLSGYRSINLQEEIFFDVASERNQTAEERARVSAPPGYSEHSTGYAVDLGDGEAPETHLSPDFEQTLAFRWLQDHAPRYHFILSFPVGNPQGVNYEPWHWRYEGTADALRLFEPARRLAQRTS, from the coding sequence TTGGTCCGGGCCGCCTCTGCACGCCGCCCCGTCAGGGACGACATTCCTGTGGCCCGTCGGTCCACCCCGGTACCGCGTCGTTCCGGCGGCGGGCTCGGATTGTTTCTGGCCTGCGTCGTTGTCTGCGGTGGAAGTGTGGGTGCGGTGTTGTTCGGCCCTCAGCTGATGGCACGTCTCAATCCCCCTGAGCCGGAAGAGATCGAGGTATTTCGGGAGCGACCGGATGCCGATGGCCGATTACTGGGTCACTTTCCCTATCTCGAAGCCACGGGATCCTCACTGATCGCCGTTGAACCCGGCATCGAACTCCATGCCGATGCTGCCGATGCGTTTGAGGCCATGCGTCAGGCGGCCGCTTCCGATGGGGTCGATCTGAGGCTGCTCAGCGGTTACCGCTCCATCAATCTCCAGGAAGAGATCTTCTTTGATGTGGCGTCGGAACGTAATCAAACGGCTGAAGAACGGGCGAGGGTGTCAGCGCCCCCTGGCTACTCGGAACACAGCACGGGCTATGCCGTTGACCTTGGCGATGGAGAGGCCCCTGAAACCCACCTGTCACCGGATTTCGAGCAGACCCTGGCCTTTCGCTGGCTGCAGGATCACGCGCCCAGGTACCACTTCATTCTCTCGTTCCCAGTCGGTAACCCCCAGGGAGTGAATTACGAACCCTGGCACTGGCGATACGAGGGCACGGCCGATGCCCTGCGTCTGTTTGAACCGGCGCGTCGTCTCGCCCAGCGGACCTCCTGA
- a CDS encoding LptA/OstA family protein produces the protein MVKTMLSRIRALSCLFSVSAALLVGPNVAAAQESADQGLITIESDQQAADSVTGVITASGNVRLVHDQRGVVATSRQAQYFTKESRIVLSGDVDVVQTDGNLLRAERVTYLLDEERAIATPSEGAQVFSRWTLKSSERKTEPLRP, from the coding sequence GTGGTTAAGACCATGCTGAGCAGAATTCGAGCACTCTCCTGTCTGTTCTCCGTCAGCGCCGCACTGCTGGTTGGACCGAACGTCGCCGCTGCCCAGGAATCAGCGGATCAGGGTTTGATCACCATCGAATCCGATCAGCAGGCCGCCGACAGCGTCACGGGCGTCATCACTGCCAGCGGCAACGTGCGGCTGGTCCATGATCAGCGCGGTGTGGTGGCAACCAGTCGTCAGGCGCAGTACTTCACCAAGGAATCAAGGATCGTGCTGAGTGGCGACGTGGATGTGGTTCAGACCGACGGCAATCTGTTGCGGGCTGAACGTGTCACCTATCTGCTGGATGAGGAACGGGCCATCGCGACACCGTCGGAGGGGGCACAGGTGTTCAGTCGCTGGACCCTGAAATCATCGGAACGGAAGACGGAACCGCTTCGTCCATGA
- the chlP gene encoding geranylgeranyl reductase, which translates to MLRVAVIGGGPSGSCAAEVLAKAGIQTWLFERKLDNAKPCGGAIPLCMVEEFDLPDEIIDRKVRNMKMISPSNREVDIRLDPLGYDDNAFIGMCRREVFDAFLRNRAADLGTTLVNGLVQKIDTGVNRQGPYTLHYADYSGGGPTGEQKTLDVDLIIGADGANSRVAKAMDAGDYNVAIAFQERIKLPAEEMTHYEDLAEMYVGTDVSPDFYAWVFPKYDHVAVGTGTMQQNQSLIKGLQKGIRERANKRLFKGEVIKVEAHPIPEHPRPRRVVGRMALVGDAAGYVTKSSGEGIYFAAKSGRMCAEAIVEVSKNGSLIPTERQIKSTYLKRWDRKYGATYAVLDILQRIFYRNDAAREAFVEMCDDKDVQKLTFDSYLYKRVVMMNPWQQIKLTLRTLGSLLRGEALAPSNYSPVPSAVGRSDGDFLADEAAQAVKAQAKGKETADVR; encoded by the coding sequence ATGTTGCGTGTTGCGGTGATTGGCGGCGGTCCCAGTGGATCCTGTGCCGCTGAAGTGCTCGCCAAAGCTGGCATTCAGACCTGGCTGTTTGAACGCAAGCTGGATAACGCCAAGCCATGCGGAGGTGCCATTCCGCTCTGCATGGTTGAGGAATTCGACCTTCCAGACGAAATCATCGACCGCAAGGTCCGCAACATGAAGATGATTTCACCCTCCAATCGCGAGGTGGACATCCGTCTGGATCCCCTCGGGTACGACGACAACGCCTTCATCGGCATGTGTCGACGTGAGGTGTTCGACGCCTTTCTCCGCAACAGGGCCGCCGATCTCGGTACCACCCTTGTGAACGGTCTTGTCCAGAAGATTGACACCGGCGTGAACCGTCAGGGGCCTTACACCCTTCATTACGCCGACTACAGCGGTGGTGGCCCCACCGGAGAGCAGAAAACTCTGGATGTGGATCTGATCATCGGAGCCGATGGTGCCAACTCCCGTGTCGCCAAGGCAATGGATGCCGGCGATTACAACGTCGCCATCGCGTTCCAGGAAAGGATCAAGCTTCCCGCCGAGGAGATGACCCACTACGAGGATCTGGCTGAGATGTACGTCGGCACCGACGTCTCTCCAGACTTCTATGCCTGGGTCTTTCCCAAGTACGACCATGTCGCCGTCGGCACCGGCACGATGCAACAGAACCAGAGCCTGATCAAAGGTCTGCAGAAGGGAATTCGGGAACGGGCCAACAAACGCCTCTTCAAAGGCGAAGTGATCAAGGTCGAAGCACACCCCATTCCTGAACATCCCCGCCCACGCCGGGTCGTGGGTCGGATGGCCCTCGTTGGAGATGCTGCCGGCTACGTCACCAAGAGTTCAGGCGAAGGGATCTACTTCGCTGCGAAGAGCGGCCGCATGTGCGCTGAAGCCATTGTGGAAGTTTCAAAGAACGGCTCCCTGATCCCCACCGAGAGGCAGATCAAATCCACTTACCTCAAGCGTTGGGATCGCAAGTACGGAGCGACCTACGCGGTGCTCGACATCCTGCAGAGAATCTTCTACCGCAATGACGCGGCCAGGGAAGCCTTCGTCGAAATGTGCGACGACAAGGACGTCCAGAAACTGACCTTCGACAGCTATTTGTACAAACGGGTGGTGATGATGAACCCATGGCAGCAGATCAAGCTGACCCTGCGAACCCTGGGAAGCCTGCTCAGGGGTGAAGCTCTGGCTCCGTCGAACTACAGCCCAGTGCCATCAGCGGTTGGTCGTTCCGACGGCGATTTCCTGGCTGATGAAGCGGCCCAGGCCGTGAAGGCCCAGGCCAAAGGGAAAGAAACAGCGGACGTTCGCTAA
- a CDS encoding LptF/LptG family permease, whose translation MFLRGPWQRLSLLDRWLLIELLGPLLFFVALFTLLLLTGGVMFELVRQMVDKNLPITIATQVLLFSTPRWLAFSVPMGTLMASLFVYTRLSTNSELTALRSLGVTTARMIAPAMVVAVLMTGLTFVLNDVVVPGSNRYAEVTLQRALGRSLATEKGQDIIYPRFGPRTRAVDDASSERGLTQLFFARRFRDGEMQDVTVLDFSRVGFTQMLVAKKAVWNQQKASWDFLDGQILTLNSSGSSSQADFDRYVYPLGSGPLRLAKIQKDAVNMTVAEAMQAERLYVESGNNKDARKIRVRIQEKFTFPMACIVFGLFGATLGAQPSYRTSRSFAFVLTLGIIVVYYVISFSFSSLGVKGTLSPLAAAWLPVLISLGAGGLLLRQASR comes from the coding sequence TTGTTCCTTCGTGGTCCATGGCAGCGACTCAGCTTGCTTGACCGCTGGTTGCTGATCGAGCTGCTTGGCCCGCTGTTGTTCTTTGTGGCGCTGTTCACCCTGCTGCTGCTGACAGGCGGTGTGATGTTCGAGCTGGTTCGCCAGATGGTGGACAAGAACCTGCCGATCACGATTGCCACTCAGGTGCTTCTGTTCAGCACGCCGCGCTGGCTGGCATTTTCCGTTCCGATGGGAACGCTGATGGCGTCGCTGTTCGTATACACGCGCCTGTCCACCAACAGTGAACTCACCGCTCTGCGAAGTCTTGGGGTGACCACGGCACGGATGATCGCTCCCGCCATGGTGGTGGCTGTGCTGATGACAGGGCTCACCTTCGTTCTCAACGATGTGGTGGTGCCTGGCAGTAACAGGTATGCGGAGGTCACCCTGCAACGGGCGCTCGGACGCTCTCTGGCAACGGAGAAGGGTCAGGACATCATTTATCCACGCTTCGGTCCGCGGACAAGGGCAGTGGATGACGCCTCTTCAGAACGCGGTCTGACCCAGCTGTTCTTCGCCCGACGCTTCAGAGACGGGGAAATGCAGGACGTCACGGTGCTGGATTTTTCACGGGTTGGTTTCACCCAGATGCTGGTGGCGAAGAAGGCCGTCTGGAATCAGCAGAAGGCGTCCTGGGATTTTCTTGATGGCCAGATCCTGACGCTGAACAGCAGTGGCAGTTCCTCCCAGGCTGACTTTGATCGCTACGTGTACCCACTTGGATCTGGCCCCTTGCGCCTGGCCAAAATTCAGAAGGACGCGGTCAACATGACTGTGGCGGAGGCCATGCAGGCTGAGCGGTTGTATGTGGAGTCAGGCAACAACAAGGACGCTCGCAAGATTCGTGTGCGGATCCAGGAGAAATTCACGTTCCCGATGGCCTGCATCGTCTTCGGTCTGTTTGGTGCCACGCTCGGCGCACAACCCAGTTACCGCACCAGTCGCAGCTTCGCGTTTGTTCTGACGCTGGGCATCATCGTTGTGTACTACGTGATCAGTTTCAGTTTCAGTTCCCTTGGGGTGAAAGGAACGCTTTCTCCTCTGGCAGCTGCCTGGCTGCCGGTTTTGATCTCTCTTGGAGCTGGTGGACTGTTACTGCGTCAGGCCAGTCGTTGA
- a CDS encoding DUF309 domain-containing protein, which produces MPEEDPRFGQAVALFNTQEWYAAHDLFEEIWHETAEPDRRSLQGILQVAVAQLHLQRGNRRGATILYGEALGRLRRPGTPDLGLDLEALCCVVEQRLHQLQHDADPESCTVPQLQPLP; this is translated from the coding sequence ATGCCTGAGGAGGATCCGCGCTTTGGCCAGGCGGTTGCTCTCTTCAACACGCAGGAGTGGTATGCAGCTCATGATTTGTTCGAGGAGATCTGGCATGAGACAGCTGAGCCGGATCGCCGTTCTCTTCAGGGCATTCTTCAGGTGGCTGTGGCGCAACTGCATCTGCAGCGCGGCAACCGTCGTGGGGCCACGATTCTCTACGGAGAGGCCCTGGGTCGTCTGAGACGGCCGGGGACCCCTGATCTCGGTCTCGATCTGGAGGCCCTCTGCTGCGTTGTCGAACAACGTCTGCATCAGCTTCAACATGATGCAGACCCCGAGTCATGCACTGTCCCTCAACTGCAACCTCTGCCATGA
- the lptB gene encoding LPS export ABC transporter ATP-binding protein has protein sequence MSLSLEQVSISLGGRQLVKSVSLTLSPGEVVGLLGPNGAGKTTTFNLVIGLLRPDHGQVNLDGREVATLSMPHRARLGIGYLPQEPSVFRQLTVRQNLAVALEQTDLTPAQRRDRRDQLIEDFHLTAFIDRRGFQLSGGERRRCEVARALAVGVDGPSYLLLDEPFAGVDPLAVADLQSLIQSLRSRGMGILITDHNVRETLAITDRSYIVNDGAILASGRSDQVAADPQVRRYYLGEDFQL, from the coding sequence ATGAGTCTTTCTCTGGAGCAGGTCTCCATCAGCCTTGGTGGTAGGCAATTGGTGAAAAGTGTGTCCCTCACGCTTTCGCCAGGGGAGGTAGTCGGTCTGCTCGGACCAAACGGGGCTGGCAAGACAACAACGTTCAATCTCGTCATCGGACTGTTACGACCGGATCATGGCCAGGTGAATCTCGATGGGCGGGAGGTGGCGACGTTGTCCATGCCCCATCGAGCCCGCCTGGGGATCGGCTACCTCCCACAGGAACCGAGTGTGTTTCGCCAGCTCACGGTTCGCCAGAACCTGGCCGTTGCGCTGGAGCAAACGGATCTGACGCCAGCCCAGCGGCGGGATCGTCGTGATCAGTTGATTGAGGATTTTCACCTCACAGCGTTCATTGATCGCCGTGGATTTCAACTCTCCGGTGGCGAACGCCGTCGCTGCGAGGTGGCCCGTGCTCTTGCCGTTGGTGTGGACGGGCCGAGTTATCTCCTGCTGGATGAACCCTTCGCCGGAGTCGACCCCCTCGCCGTGGCTGATCTGCAGTCGCTGATTCAATCCCTCCGCAGTCGCGGCATGGGGATTCTGATCACGGATCACAACGTGCGTGAAACGCTGGCCATCACCGACCGCTCCTACATCGTCAACGACGGAGCGATCCTGGCGTCGGGTCGATCAGATCAGGTTGCCGCCGATCCACAGGTGCGCCGCTACTACCTGGGGGAGGACTTTCAGCTTTGA
- a CDS encoding U32 family peptidase, with product MRPELLAPAGDWQALRSAVAAGADAVYFGVQAFNARQRAENFRIEELPELMDWLHSRQVRGFLTFNVLVFSDELKRAADLLIAAERSGVDAVIVQDVGLCSLARRLVPSLALHGSTQMSITSAAGVAQAAALGCQRVVLARELALRDLERLQRQLRDRHLDIPLEVFVHGALCVAYSGQCLTSESLGQRSANRGECAQACRLPYELIVDGVAHPLADQRYLLSPQDLAAWELLPELQRLGIASLKIEGRLKDARYVAAVTDAYRQRMESRPDLSPDDTRRQLELAFSRGLSTGWMEGINHRSLVHGRWSKKRGPLVGQLLQTDRAGWLQIRCRELLRPGQGLVLERLSDDPLQPPEEVGGRVMVVERLGSERLRLRLGPGRVDTRGIAAGASVWLTNDPDWDRQWQRAAVRPTPAVEQPLNLVVSGRLGQPLQLACPDVAIQVHSGIPLQAASQRPLDRSCLASQLGRLGGSGWSLGSLEVDLEDQLFLPVAELNRMRRDLLQRLELARSLSDPIPPESSASSPDLNEVLQDLLPRPAEPRQISAGLVVLARSLDQLKALIALPRHSVPIGSVVMDLDQPRDLRDAVALGRDQWPGGIWLAGARITRPNERWTLEPLIRARPDGYLVRNADQLEALTPLAPCIGDFSLNTANPLTLKWYQDHWGLLRLTASYDLNLQQLLDLAAAVDPALLEVTLHQHMPLFHMEHCLFCAFLSDGHDHTDCGRPCEHHSVSLRDRSGVDHPLRADLGCRNTLFNGTAQTGVEGLPALLRAGVRNLRVELLDETGAETQRRLHLYADALAGRLRSQEVWRQERVHHQLGVTRGSLGVKGPERTSQISC from the coding sequence ATGCGGCCGGAGCTGCTGGCTCCCGCCGGAGATTGGCAGGCGTTGCGTTCGGCTGTCGCGGCCGGTGCGGATGCGGTCTACTTCGGTGTTCAGGCCTTCAACGCACGTCAGCGGGCTGAAAACTTCCGCATCGAGGAACTGCCTGAGCTGATGGACTGGCTCCACAGCCGACAGGTTCGCGGTTTCCTCACCTTCAACGTGCTGGTGTTCAGCGATGAGCTGAAGCGGGCCGCGGATCTGTTGATCGCCGCCGAACGGTCGGGGGTGGATGCCGTGATCGTTCAGGACGTCGGTCTGTGCAGCCTGGCCAGGAGGCTTGTGCCCTCCCTTGCACTGCACGGGTCCACCCAGATGTCGATCACCAGTGCCGCCGGTGTGGCCCAGGCCGCCGCCCTGGGATGTCAGCGCGTCGTGCTCGCACGTGAACTGGCGTTGCGGGACCTTGAGCGCTTGCAGCGGCAGTTGCGTGACCGTCATCTGGACATTCCGCTGGAAGTGTTCGTGCATGGCGCCCTGTGTGTGGCCTATTCCGGGCAGTGCCTCACGAGTGAATCGCTGGGGCAACGCAGTGCCAACCGGGGGGAGTGCGCTCAGGCCTGTCGGCTTCCCTATGAACTGATCGTCGATGGGGTTGCCCATCCCCTTGCTGATCAGCGCTATTTGCTCTCACCACAGGATCTGGCGGCCTGGGAGCTGCTGCCGGAACTGCAACGCCTCGGGATTGCCAGTCTCAAGATCGAGGGCCGGCTCAAGGATGCCCGTTACGTCGCCGCGGTGACCGACGCCTACCGCCAGCGGATGGAGTCCAGGCCGGACCTCAGCCCAGACGACACCCGTCGTCAGCTGGAGCTGGCCTTCTCCCGCGGGTTGTCGACCGGCTGGATGGAGGGCATCAACCATCGATCGCTCGTGCATGGTCGCTGGAGCAAGAAGCGAGGCCCCCTGGTGGGACAGCTTCTGCAGACCGATCGCGCCGGCTGGCTGCAGATCCGCTGCCGCGAGCTGCTTCGTCCCGGTCAGGGACTTGTGCTGGAGCGCCTCTCTGACGATCCGCTCCAGCCTCCCGAGGAGGTCGGCGGCAGGGTCATGGTGGTGGAGCGGCTCGGCAGCGAGCGCCTGCGACTGCGGCTTGGCCCTGGCCGGGTCGATACCAGGGGGATTGCTGCTGGGGCCTCCGTCTGGTTGACCAATGACCCGGACTGGGACCGCCAGTGGCAGCGGGCCGCCGTTCGCCCGACGCCCGCGGTCGAGCAGCCGCTCAATCTCGTTGTGAGCGGACGGCTTGGGCAGCCGCTGCAGCTTGCCTGCCCGGACGTCGCGATTCAGGTTCACAGCGGGATCCCATTGCAGGCTGCATCGCAGCGGCCTCTCGATCGCAGCTGTCTGGCATCCCAGCTCGGGCGCCTTGGAGGCAGTGGTTGGAGTCTTGGCTCTCTGGAGGTGGATCTGGAGGATCAGCTCTTCCTGCCTGTGGCGGAACTGAACAGGATGCGGCGGGATCTGCTGCAGAGGCTCGAGCTTGCCCGCTCTCTCTCCGATCCCATCCCTCCGGAATCGTCTGCGTCCTCACCGGATCTGAACGAGGTGCTCCAGGACCTGCTGCCCCGGCCAGCCGAGCCCCGGCAGATCTCTGCAGGGCTGGTTGTTCTGGCCAGAAGCCTGGATCAGTTGAAGGCCCTGATCGCGTTGCCACGACACTCCGTGCCGATCGGATCGGTCGTGATGGATCTCGATCAGCCCCGTGACCTACGGGACGCTGTGGCGCTCGGTCGTGATCAGTGGCCTGGAGGGATCTGGCTGGCCGGTGCCCGGATCACGCGGCCCAATGAACGCTGGACACTGGAGCCATTGATCCGGGCGCGGCCCGACGGCTACCTCGTACGGAATGCCGATCAGCTCGAGGCTCTCACCCCCCTGGCTCCCTGCATTGGAGACTTCTCCTTAAATACAGCAAACCCCCTCACCTTGAAGTGGTACCAGGACCACTGGGGGTTGTTGCGACTGACCGCGAGTTACGACCTCAATCTGCAACAGCTGCTTGACCTGGCTGCGGCCGTGGATCCAGCGCTGTTGGAGGTGACGCTTCACCAGCACATGCCTCTGTTTCATATGGAGCACTGCCTGTTCTGCGCGTTTCTTTCGGATGGCCACGACCACACCGACTGCGGCAGGCCTTGTGAACACCATTCCGTTTCCCTGCGGGACCGCAGTGGTGTGGACCATCCGCTGCGGGCCGATCTCGGCTGCCGCAACACGTTGTTCAACGGCACCGCTCAAACCGGCGTGGAGGGGCTGCCAGCTCTGCTGCGGGCCGGGGTCCGCAATCTGAGGGTTGAACTGCTCGATGAGACGGGTGCTGAGACGCAACGCCGGTTGCATCTTTACGCCGATGCCTTGGCTGGACGCCTGCGCTCACAGGAGGTCTGGAGACAGGAACGGGTGCATCACCAGCTCGGGGTGACGCGCGGCAGCCTGGGTGTGAAGGGTCCGGAGCGGACCAGCCAAATCTCATGTTGA